One stretch of Saccharopolyspora erythraea DNA includes these proteins:
- a CDS encoding ring-cleaving dioxygenase — protein sequence MTIATSGLHHVTAIAGDPQRNADFYLRTLGLRMVKTTVNFDDPGTYHLYYGDEAGRPGSLITFFPWKGAPAGRRGTGQATTTAFSVPEQSLGWWKQHLDTLGVDTTEIAERDGERALGFRDPDGLAISLVAHPQGDPRAPWDNGIVPAEHGIRGLHSVTLSVSAEDATVAMLADLGLRPHEQHDNRLRFAAGEGGPGAFVDVLVTPGAQPGLVAAGTVHHVAWRAPDETTQATWRAELADQGVGVTSVLDRQYFRSIYFREPGGTLLEIATDKPGFTADEPLLELGRALKLPPWLEPNREQIQATLPQLDLPDENNPELAQRLAENR from the coding sequence ATGACCATCGCCACCAGCGGCCTGCACCACGTCACCGCGATCGCGGGCGACCCGCAGCGCAACGCCGACTTCTACCTGCGCACCCTCGGACTGCGCATGGTCAAGACCACCGTCAACTTCGACGACCCCGGCACCTACCACCTCTACTACGGCGACGAGGCGGGCCGCCCCGGCTCGCTCATCACCTTCTTCCCCTGGAAGGGCGCACCCGCCGGACGCCGCGGCACCGGACAGGCCACCACCACCGCCTTCTCGGTCCCCGAACAGTCGCTGGGCTGGTGGAAGCAGCACCTCGACACCCTCGGCGTGGACACCACCGAGATCGCCGAACGCGACGGCGAGCGGGCGCTGGGCTTCCGCGACCCCGACGGACTCGCGATCAGCCTCGTCGCCCACCCCCAGGGCGATCCCCGCGCACCGTGGGACAACGGCATCGTGCCCGCCGAGCACGGAATCCGGGGCCTGCACTCGGTGACCCTGTCGGTCTCCGCCGAGGACGCCACCGTCGCGATGCTCGCCGACCTCGGACTGCGCCCCCACGAGCAGCACGACAACCGACTGCGCTTCGCCGCGGGCGAAGGCGGCCCCGGCGCGTTCGTCGACGTCCTGGTCACCCCCGGTGCGCAGCCCGGACTCGTGGCCGCCGGCACCGTGCACCACGTCGCCTGGCGCGCCCCCGACGAGACCACCCAGGCCACCTGGCGCGCCGAACTGGCCGACCAGGGCGTCGGCGTCACCTCCGTGCTGGACCGCCAGTACTTCCGCTCGATCTACTTCCGCGAACCCGGCGGCACCCTGCTGGAGATCGCCACCGACAAACCCGGCTTCACCGCCGACGAACCCCTGCTGGAACTCGGCCGCGCGCTGAAGCTGCCGCCGTGGCTGGAACCCAACCGCGAGCAGATCCAGGCCACCCTGCCCCAGCTCGACCTACCCGACGAGAACAACCCCGAACTCGCCCAGCGACTCGCGGAGAACCGATGA
- a CDS encoding alpha/beta hydrolase: MNTPSLHHKFIDDEPGKPVLLLLHGTGGGPDDLLDLAAHLSPGSPVLAPAGPVSENGMARWFRRLREGVFDHDDVIARAGQLADFVLAARDHYGLHQRRLVAVGFSNGANIAAATALLRPDALREAAAFAAMLPLPDPPDHDLTGTRVLLSNGQQDPMAPLPSAEALVDTLQRRNAEVTTHRHPGGHQITADAIETAKNWLAAPAERT, translated from the coding sequence ATGAACACCCCATCCCTGCACCACAAGTTCATCGACGACGAACCCGGCAAGCCCGTGCTCCTGCTGCTGCACGGCACCGGCGGCGGCCCCGACGACCTGCTCGACCTCGCCGCGCACCTCAGCCCCGGCTCACCCGTGCTGGCCCCAGCGGGACCGGTCAGCGAGAACGGCATGGCCCGCTGGTTCCGCCGCCTGCGCGAAGGCGTCTTCGACCACGACGACGTCATCGCCCGCGCCGGCCAGCTCGCCGACTTCGTCCTGGCCGCCCGCGACCACTACGGCCTGCACCAGCGCCGCCTGGTCGCCGTCGGGTTCTCCAACGGCGCCAACATCGCCGCCGCCACCGCCCTGCTGCGCCCCGACGCGCTGCGCGAGGCCGCCGCCTTCGCCGCCATGCTCCCGCTGCCGGACCCGCCCGACCACGACCTCACCGGCACCCGCGTCCTGCTCTCCAACGGACAACAGGACCCGATGGCACCCCTGCCATCGGCCGAGGCGCTCGTCGATACCCTCCAGCGCCGCAACGCCGAGGTCACCACGCACCGCCATCCGGGTGGACACCAGATCACCGCGGATGCGATCGAGACGGCGAAGAACTGGCTGGCCGCACCAGCCGAACGCACCTGA
- a CDS encoding S8 family peptidase, whose product MRAGRSRFTALCLGAVATTVLAAGTATASQDTLGEIRNAGQAGTVAGQYIVALTGPASPSATAEAAVSAQAQGLADRYGATVRDVYSASFRGFAVNATEQQARRMAADPHVRYVEADGIAHVAGTQQNPPSWGLDRIDGRRDSAYTYPNDGAGATAYVLDTGVDLRHTSFEGRARSGHDFIDNDSDASDCQGHGTHVAGTIASREYGVAKKADIVSVRVLNCQGSGQWSQVIGGIDWVAQNAEAPAVANMSLGGGASQSVDDAVRGAIRAGVSFALAAGNDNRDACNTSPARVAEAITVGSTDSSDRRSSFSNYGRCLDLFAPGSNITSTRNGGGSTSMSGTSMATPHVAGAAAIHLAAHPSATPQQVRDALVRGGQQGVVTSPGSGSPNVLLNVTQLGR is encoded by the coding sequence ATGAGAGCAGGCAGAAGCCGCTTCACCGCGTTGTGCCTGGGCGCGGTCGCCACCACCGTCCTGGCCGCCGGCACCGCCACCGCGAGCCAGGACACCCTCGGCGAGATCCGCAACGCCGGCCAGGCAGGCACCGTCGCCGGCCAGTACATCGTCGCCCTCACCGGCCCCGCCTCGCCGTCGGCGACGGCCGAAGCCGCGGTCAGCGCCCAGGCCCAAGGCCTGGCCGACCGCTACGGGGCCACGGTGCGCGACGTCTACTCGGCCTCCTTCCGGGGCTTCGCCGTCAACGCCACCGAACAGCAGGCCCGCCGCATGGCCGCCGACCCCCACGTCCGCTACGTCGAGGCCGACGGCATCGCCCACGTCGCAGGCACCCAGCAGAACCCGCCGTCGTGGGGCCTGGACCGCATCGACGGCCGCCGCGACAGCGCCTACACCTACCCCAACGACGGCGCCGGGGCCACCGCCTACGTGCTCGACACCGGCGTCGACCTGCGCCACACCAGCTTCGAAGGCCGCGCCCGCTCCGGGCACGACTTCATCGACAACGACAGCGACGCCTCCGACTGCCAGGGCCACGGCACCCACGTCGCGGGCACCATCGCCAGCCGCGAGTACGGCGTGGCCAAGAAGGCGGACATCGTCTCGGTGCGGGTGCTCAACTGCCAGGGCTCGGGCCAGTGGTCCCAGGTCATCGGCGGCATCGACTGGGTCGCCCAGAACGCCGAGGCCCCCGCGGTGGCCAACATGAGCCTGGGCGGCGGCGCCAGCCAGTCCGTCGACGACGCCGTCCGCGGCGCCATCCGGGCCGGCGTCAGCTTCGCGCTGGCCGCGGGCAACGACAACCGCGACGCGTGCAACACCAGCCCGGCCCGCGTCGCCGAGGCGATCACCGTCGGCTCCACCGACTCCTCCGACCGCCGCTCCAGCTTCTCCAACTACGGCCGCTGCCTGGACCTGTTCGCACCCGGCAGCAACATCACCTCCACCCGCAACGGCGGCGGCTCCACCTCGATGAGCGGCACCTCGATGGCCACCCCGCACGTGGCCGGCGCGGCCGCCATCCACCTGGCCGCCCACCCCAGCGCCACGCCGCAGCAGGTCCGCGACGCCCTCGTGCGCGGCGGCCAGCAGGGAGTGGTGACCAGCCCGGGCAGCGGATCGCCCAACGTGCTGCTCAACGTCACCCAGCTCGGCCGGTGA
- a CDS encoding dienelactone hydrolase family protein, protein MTTVTTRTVEYPADNLTMIGYLALPAGAERRPAVLIGPEGVGLSDVERRRAEALAEVGYVALAFDLHGGRYLEDPEEMLARCMPLLTDPDRMRGIGHAALDVLRAEPRADPDRIAAVGYGTGGAVALELGRDGVDLRAIGTVNALTTGRPGEAARIRCPVWAGVGSEDPMMPPAQRDAFTAEMQAAGVDWRLVVYGGALHAFHHPPVDHTVRPGVGYHPRHAQRAWRDVVALLAECLPVTD, encoded by the coding sequence ATGACGACGGTCACAACCCGTACGGTCGAATACCCGGCCGACAACCTGACGATGATCGGATACCTCGCGCTCCCGGCCGGTGCCGAGCGCCGACCCGCGGTCCTGATCGGACCCGAGGGGGTGGGTCTCAGCGATGTCGAGCGCCGCCGGGCCGAGGCTCTGGCCGAGGTGGGGTACGTGGCGCTGGCTTTCGACCTCCACGGTGGACGCTATTTGGAAGACCCAGAGGAAATGTTGGCCCGTTGCATGCCGCTGCTCACCGACCCCGACCGGATGCGAGGAATCGGTCACGCCGCGCTCGACGTGTTGCGTGCCGAACCACGGGCCGACCCCGACCGGATCGCCGCCGTCGGCTACGGCACTGGGGGTGCGGTCGCACTGGAACTCGGTCGCGATGGTGTCGATTTGCGCGCGATTGGGACGGTCAACGCACTCACCACGGGCCGACCGGGCGAGGCGGCACGCATTCGCTGCCCGGTATGGGCCGGGGTCGGGTCGGAGGACCCGATGATGCCGCCCGCCCAACGGGACGCGTTCACCGCGGAGATGCAGGCTGCGGGCGTCGACTGGCGCCTCGTGGTTTACGGGGGAGCCCTTCACGCCTTCCACCATCCACCGGTCGACCACACCGTGCGTCCCGGCGTCGGCTACCACCCACGGCACGCACAGCGGGCCTGGCGTGACGTCGTCGCTCTGCTCGCCGAGTGCCTGCCCGTCACGGATTGA
- a CDS encoding carboxylesterase/lipase family protein, which yields MSEQPKVRTTEGVVQGRRRQRHAVFRGIPYAQPPVGALRFAAPAPPHRWEGTRQAVEFGPVVPLSLPIDVPPQGTDWLTLNVGTPDPGAAGLPVLVWIPVGGYLSAASSDPMYDPAALAEAGVVVVTINCRVGAEGFAFLDDAPPNRGFLDQIAALEWVQRNIAAFGGDPGRVTVGGVSAGAGSVAALLTMKSARGLFRRAIAHSVPGLHSTPALARQVTAAFANRLGAAAPTAEALRDIDPWHLAAELTFFNAGLHAHRESWGRLTDTGTALCPVVDGEVLPETPWPALTGARASGTELLVGHTRDEFRYFSVMSGRYGTFTEQDAHAALELHAPQPDGARAYRAAFPQAGPEELVETVYSDALFRMPSQKLAEANAAVGGTSYLFELCWVAPALGGILGACHSLDVPLAFGTLDSPVGTQLIGVEPTPEAVALSRELQEAWVRFVTTGDAGWSAHRPGGHLTRVLDTESKSLPYPEQASRQIWEGHSPAPFDLS from the coding sequence ATGTCCGAACAGCCAAAGGTACGGACCACGGAAGGCGTGGTGCAGGGGCGCCGGCGGCAGAGGCACGCGGTGTTCCGCGGCATCCCCTACGCCCAGCCGCCGGTCGGAGCGCTCCGCTTCGCCGCGCCCGCGCCGCCGCACCGCTGGGAGGGGACGAGGCAGGCGGTCGAGTTCGGCCCCGTGGTGCCGCTGTCCCTGCCGATCGACGTGCCCCCGCAGGGCACCGACTGGCTGACGCTCAACGTCGGCACTCCGGATCCCGGCGCGGCGGGACTGCCGGTGCTGGTGTGGATCCCCGTGGGCGGCTACCTCTCGGCGGCGTCGAGCGACCCGATGTACGACCCGGCAGCGCTGGCCGAGGCGGGAGTCGTCGTGGTGACCATCAACTGCCGCGTGGGTGCGGAGGGATTCGCATTCCTCGACGACGCGCCGCCCAACCGCGGATTTCTCGACCAGATCGCGGCGCTGGAGTGGGTGCAGCGCAACATCGCCGCCTTCGGAGGCGACCCCGGCCGGGTCACCGTGGGCGGGGTGTCCGCCGGGGCGGGCTCGGTCGCCGCCCTGCTGACGATGAAGTCCGCGCGCGGCCTGTTCCGGCGGGCCATCGCCCATTCGGTGCCGGGGCTGCACAGCACCCCCGCGCTGGCACGGCAGGTCACCGCCGCGTTCGCGAATCGGCTCGGCGCGGCGGCCCCCACCGCCGAGGCCCTGCGCGACATCGACCCATGGCACCTGGCCGCCGAGCTCACCTTCTTCAACGCCGGCCTCCACGCGCATAGGGAGAGCTGGGGACGCCTCACGGACACCGGCACCGCGCTGTGCCCCGTCGTCGACGGCGAGGTCCTCCCGGAAACGCCCTGGCCCGCGCTGACCGGCGCGCGCGCGAGCGGGACCGAACTGCTCGTCGGCCACACCCGGGACGAATTCCGGTACTTCAGCGTCATGAGCGGACGGTACGGCACCTTCACCGAGCAGGACGCCCACGCAGCCCTGGAACTGCACGCCCCGCAGCCGGACGGCGCGCGGGCCTACCGTGCCGCGTTCCCGCAGGCAGGACCGGAGGAGCTGGTGGAGACGGTGTACTCCGACGCCCTCTTCCGCATGCCGTCACAGAAGCTGGCCGAGGCGAACGCCGCAGTCGGCGGCACCTCGTACCTGTTCGAACTGTGCTGGGTTGCCCCGGCCCTCGGCGGCATCCTGGGCGCCTGCCACAGCCTCGACGTGCCCCTGGCGTTCGGCACGTTGGACAGCCCCGTCGGCACCCAGCTCATCGGCGTGGAGCCCACTCCCGAGGCCGTCGCGCTCTCCCGCGAACTCCAGGAAGCATGGGTCCGCTTCGTCACCACCGGCGACGCGGGCTGGTCCGCCCACCGGCCCGGCGGGCACCTCACCCGCGTCCTGGACACCGAGTCGAAGAGTCTGCCCTACCCCGAACAGGCATCCCGCCAGATCTGGGAAGGCCACTCCCCCGCCCCCTTCGATCTCTCGTAA
- a CDS encoding TetR/AcrR family transcriptional regulator has product MPKQVDHRGRREAIARALWRVVEQRGVTQLTMRVVAQEAGMSLGQLQHYFASRTAMLSFAMDFASEQTSVRIHQGLEKLGDRPHPRDVLRLTLAEMLPLHADARATSRMSAAYVLEALHDEAVHEQARRGLVQGRALVERLVHQAIADGHIDSGRDPATETNLLLALTGFTSLIELDVIEPQDALAAIDVHLDRLFRSR; this is encoded by the coding sequence ATGCCGAAACAGGTGGATCACCGCGGACGCCGCGAAGCGATCGCCCGCGCACTGTGGCGGGTGGTGGAGCAGCGCGGCGTCACACAGCTGACGATGCGCGTGGTGGCGCAGGAGGCGGGCATGTCACTCGGGCAGCTGCAGCACTACTTCGCCTCCCGGACCGCCATGCTCTCCTTCGCCATGGACTTCGCGTCCGAGCAGACCTCGGTGCGCATACACCAGGGACTCGAAAAGCTCGGTGACCGTCCGCACCCCCGTGACGTGCTGCGACTGACGCTCGCGGAAATGCTCCCCCTGCATGCCGACGCCCGCGCGACCAGCCGGATGAGCGCCGCCTACGTCCTGGAGGCGCTGCACGACGAGGCCGTGCACGAGCAGGCGCGCCGCGGCCTCGTCCAAGGGCGGGCCCTCGTCGAGCGGCTGGTCCACCAGGCGATCGCCGACGGGCACATCGACTCCGGCCGCGACCCGGCGACCGAGACCAACCTGCTCCTCGCCCTCACCGGCTTCACCTCCCTGATCGAACTCGACGTGATCGAGCCCCAGGACGCGCTCGCCGCGATCGACGTGCATCTGGACCGGCTGTTCAGGAGTAGGTGA
- a CDS encoding Tn3 family transposase, which yields MEDQLGSLGLALNAVIWWNSLYLDAAVKHLRQQGFPVTDEMCARLSPIQYDHINFLGATPSPELMWPGVCVPSTTAPTRAAERQFRELIRRPREHGAG from the coding sequence TTGGAGGATCAGCTGGGCAGTCTGGGTCTGGCGTTGAACGCGGTCATCTGGTGGAACAGCCTGTACCTGGATGCTGCTGTCAAGCACCTGCGCCAGCAGGGGTTCCCGGTCACCGATGAGATGTGCGCGCGGCTGTCGCCGATCCAGTACGACCACATCAACTTCCTGGGCGCTACGCCTTCTCCCGAGCTGATGTGGCCGGGGGTTTGCGTCCCTTCCACGACGGCGCCCACGAGAGCGGCTGAGCGTCAGTTCAGGGAACTGATCAGGAGGCCGCGCGAACATGGAGCTGGGTGA
- a CDS encoding alpha/beta fold hydrolase — translation MTAFTTGTLPVPGATLHHETCGTGPLLLLIPGGSADAAIFGGIATHLADRYTVLSYDPRGFSRSHLHTPVGDQQVQTHSDDAHHLLDALLPPGETAHVLGTSSGAFVALDLLTRHPDRLGTVIAHEPPAVEILPDAAQHRAMFAHVRQTYRDQGTAPAMAALAAGLAPIDRQPAEQEIPPDAGLPVQRDAMLTRMHANLPLFLEHILCPFTAYTPDLPTLRSRAHQLVLAAGQHSRNELPHRTATSLAHHLGTEPVEFPGGHIGVSEQPVPFADRLRETLDAAETRRPDDHHRTTQPTNG, via the coding sequence ATGACCGCGTTCACGACCGGCACCCTGCCGGTACCCGGCGCCACGCTGCACCACGAAACATGCGGAACCGGCCCGCTGTTGCTGCTCATCCCCGGCGGATCCGCCGACGCCGCCATCTTCGGCGGCATCGCCACCCACCTGGCGGACCGCTACACCGTCCTCAGCTACGACCCCCGCGGCTTCTCCCGCAGCCACCTCCACACTCCGGTCGGCGACCAGCAGGTGCAGACCCACAGCGACGACGCCCACCACCTCCTCGACGCACTGCTCCCGCCGGGCGAGACCGCACACGTCCTCGGCACCAGCTCCGGCGCCTTCGTCGCACTCGACCTGCTCACCCGGCACCCCGACCGGCTGGGCACCGTCATCGCCCACGAACCACCCGCGGTCGAAATCCTGCCCGACGCCGCACAGCACCGAGCGATGTTCGCCCACGTCCGCCAGACCTACCGCGACCAGGGCACCGCACCGGCAATGGCCGCCCTCGCCGCAGGTCTCGCCCCAATAGACCGCCAACCCGCCGAGCAGGAAATCCCACCCGACGCCGGACTACCAGTCCAACGCGACGCGATGCTCACCCGCATGCACGCCAACCTGCCCCTGTTCCTGGAACACATCCTGTGCCCGTTCACCGCCTACACCCCAGACCTGCCCACCCTGCGATCCCGCGCCCACCAACTCGTCCTCGCCGCCGGACAGCACTCCCGCAACGAGCTCCCGCACCGCACCGCGACATCGCTCGCACACCACCTCGGCACCGAACCCGTCGAGTTCCCGGGCGGACACATCGGCGTTTCCGAACAACCCGTGCCCTTCGCCGACCGGCTGAGGGAGACGCTCGATGCAGCCGAAACCCGCCGACCCGACGACCACCACAGGACCACTCAACCCACCAACGGATAG
- a CDS encoding ABC transporter substrate-binding protein yields MAVSVRAALVTPLSGPLAGFGRATAMALRVWAERFSGADGVDLEVVDAHPDARMAVRSAERSRPDLLFGPYGSGPAAAVVSATSRLVWNHGGARLEPRPNVVNVLAPAASYFHGALRAVRRADRGARRVVLLHCATGFGRGVAAGAEQEAGRLGFVVERAVLPAEPPGGDVLLVVGRFDEEVAVARGLGQGGWSAVGFVGAGVEEVLAGLGAGREGLLGPAQWLPATAPRPDEGPGAREFVAAYRGLAGGEPPYPAAQAFAAGVVALRCLRDAGGADDGALAEAARALDCTTLFGRFRLSPESGQQVGHQVLTVQWQDGVRVVVWPPEQADAGLRYPLVG; encoded by the coding sequence GTGGCGGTGAGCGTGCGGGCTGCTCTCGTGACGCCGTTGTCGGGGCCGTTGGCCGGGTTCGGCCGGGCGACAGCGATGGCGTTGCGGGTCTGGGCGGAGCGGTTCTCCGGTGCCGATGGGGTGGATCTGGAGGTCGTCGACGCGCATCCCGATGCGCGGATGGCGGTGCGGTCGGCTGAGCGGTCGCGGCCGGATTTGTTGTTCGGGCCGTATGGCAGTGGCCCGGCGGCCGCGGTGGTGTCGGCGACGTCTCGTCTGGTGTGGAACCACGGTGGGGCTCGTCTGGAGCCGAGGCCGAACGTGGTCAACGTGCTTGCGCCCGCGGCGAGCTATTTCCACGGTGCGTTGCGGGCGGTTCGGCGTGCTGATCGCGGTGCGCGGCGGGTGGTGCTTCTGCACTGTGCGACTGGGTTCGGTCGTGGTGTGGCGGCCGGGGCCGAGCAGGAGGCGGGGCGGCTGGGTTTCGTGGTCGAGCGTGCCGTGCTTCCCGCCGAACCGCCTGGTGGTGATGTGCTGCTGGTGGTCGGGCGGTTCGACGAGGAGGTTGCCGTCGCCCGGGGGTTGGGGCAGGGCGGATGGTCTGCGGTGGGTTTCGTCGGTGCTGGGGTCGAGGAGGTGCTGGCGGGACTGGGTGCCGGCCGCGAGGGACTGCTCGGGCCGGCCCAGTGGTTGCCCGCGACGGCGCCGCGCCCGGACGAGGGACCTGGTGCGCGGGAGTTCGTTGCCGCTTATCGCGGGTTGGCGGGCGGTGAGCCGCCCTACCCCGCTGCTCAGGCGTTCGCGGCGGGTGTTGTGGCGTTGCGTTGCCTGCGCGATGCGGGTGGTGCTGATGACGGGGCGTTGGCCGAGGCTGCGCGGGCGTTGGACTGCACGACGTTGTTCGGGCGTTTCCGGTTGTCTCCGGAGTCCGGGCAGCAGGTGGGGCATCAGGTGTTGACCGTGCAGTGGCAGGACGGTGTGCGGGTGGTGGTCTGGCCGCCGGAGCAGGCGGATGCGGGTTTGCGCTATCCGTTGGTGGGTTGA
- a CDS encoding PPOX class F420-dependent oxidoreductase, giving the protein MAKPPVPEEVGRLLDKANPATIATVRPDGQPVSVATWYLWENGRVLVNMDEGRKRLEYLRREPRVTLTVLDSDDWHTHVSLQGRVVEMVDDPELADIDRLAHRYFGKPYPVRDRKRVSAWIEVERWHGWGAMENKDVTHH; this is encoded by the coding sequence ATGGCCAAGCCACCTGTGCCCGAGGAAGTCGGCCGGTTGCTGGACAAGGCGAATCCGGCGACGATCGCGACCGTCCGGCCGGATGGGCAGCCGGTGTCGGTGGCGACCTGGTACCTGTGGGAGAACGGCCGGGTGCTGGTCAACATGGATGAGGGGCGCAAACGGCTGGAGTATTTGCGGCGCGAGCCGCGGGTCACGCTGACCGTGCTTGATTCCGATGACTGGCACACCCATGTGAGCCTGCAGGGCCGGGTGGTGGAGATGGTGGACGACCCGGAGCTGGCCGATATCGACCGGTTGGCTCATCGCTACTTCGGCAAGCCCTACCCCGTGCGTGACCGCAAGCGTGTCAGCGCGTGGATCGAGGTGGAGCGCTGGCACGGGTGGGGTGCGATGGAGAACAAGGACGTCACCCACCACTGA
- a CDS encoding enoyl-CoA hydratase/isomerase family protein: MLDELERRLGELAVSSARVVLVRTGGTKVFCVGADISAFSQLSPADMWRRWISDGHRVFDRLARLRQPTIAVVDGLAVGGGLELALACDMRLAGRNAGFGLPEVGLGTNPGWGGTERLTQLVGASRAKQLILTRRQIDATTAEKWGLVNDVAADELDTEVERYVSDLLGSAPIAQQVAKQLVDAAAAGAPSAIVEGIASGFTSCTDDFAGGIRAFTNKSVPDFRGR, from the coding sequence ATGCTCGACGAGCTGGAACGCCGGCTCGGCGAGCTCGCGGTGTCGTCCGCGCGCGTCGTCCTGGTACGCACCGGCGGCACCAAGGTCTTCTGCGTCGGCGCCGACATCAGCGCGTTCTCCCAGCTCTCCCCCGCCGACATGTGGCGTCGCTGGATCAGTGACGGGCACCGGGTGTTCGACCGGCTCGCCCGACTGCGCCAGCCGACCATCGCCGTCGTCGACGGGTTGGCCGTGGGCGGCGGCCTGGAACTCGCACTCGCCTGCGACATGCGCCTGGCCGGCCGCAACGCCGGATTCGGCCTACCCGAGGTCGGACTCGGCACGAACCCCGGCTGGGGAGGAACCGAGCGCCTCACCCAGCTCGTCGGAGCCTCTCGGGCCAAGCAGCTGATTCTCACCCGCCGCCAGATCGACGCCACCACTGCCGAGAAGTGGGGGCTGGTCAACGACGTCGCCGCCGACGAACTCGACACCGAGGTCGAACGGTACGTCAGCGACCTGCTCGGGTCCGCGCCGATCGCCCAGCAGGTGGCCAAACAACTCGTCGACGCTGCGGCGGCGGGCGCCCCCTCAGCCATCGTCGAGGGGATCGCCAGCGGCTTCACTTCCTGCACAGACGACTTCGCCGGGGGAATCCGGGCATTCACAAACAAGTCGGTTCCGGATTTCCGGGGCCGGTAG
- a CDS encoding helix-turn-helix transcriptional regulator, which translates to MTSRPAADQRLSDLARLRRVRDRIDREHAQPLDVEALSRGVNMSAGHLSRQFRIAYGESPYSYLMTRRIERAMALLRRGDLSVTEVCFAVGCASLGTFSSRFTELVGVPPSVYRRDAVGATAGMPSCMSKQVTRPVRNREARSAGRT; encoded by the coding sequence GTGACCAGCAGACCCGCTGCCGACCAGCGTCTGAGCGACCTGGCGCGGCTGCGTCGTGTCCGGGACCGGATCGACCGGGAGCACGCGCAACCGCTGGACGTCGAGGCGCTCTCCCGCGGCGTGAACATGTCGGCGGGGCACCTCAGCCGCCAGTTCCGGATCGCTTACGGAGAGTCGCCGTATTCGTATCTGATGACGCGGCGAATCGAGCGTGCGATGGCGCTGTTGCGCCGTGGCGACCTCAGCGTCACCGAGGTCTGCTTCGCGGTCGGCTGCGCGTCGCTGGGCACCTTCAGCAGTCGTTTCACCGAGCTGGTCGGTGTGCCGCCCAGTGTCTACCGGCGTGACGCTGTGGGTGCGACGGCGGGGATGCCGTCGTGCATGTCGAAGCAGGTGACCAGACCGGTCAGGAATCGAGAAGCCCGGTCAGCGGGCCGGACCTAG
- a CDS encoding VOC family protein → MDITIHASFLPHDDADAALAFYRDILGFEVRKHVEYGGMHWITVGPPGQPGTSVVLHPPAVDPGITDDERRTIVEMMAKGTYAGILLATKDLDGMFERVQAGSAEVVQEPAEQPYGVRDCAVRDPAGNLLRIQELR, encoded by the coding sequence ATGGACATCACCATTCACGCGAGCTTCCTCCCGCACGACGACGCGGACGCGGCTCTGGCGTTCTACCGCGACATCCTCGGTTTCGAGGTCCGCAAGCACGTCGAGTACGGCGGGATGCACTGGATCACGGTCGGTCCGCCGGGGCAGCCGGGCACGTCCGTCGTCCTGCACCCGCCGGCGGTCGACCCCGGTATCACCGATGATGAGCGCCGCACGATCGTCGAGATGATGGCGAAGGGGACCTACGCGGGCATTCTGCTGGCTACCAAGGACCTCGATGGCATGTTCGAGCGGGTGCAGGCCGGCAGTGCCGAGGTCGTCCAGGAGCCTGCCGAGCAGCCGTACGGTGTGCGTGACTGCGCGGTCCGCGATCCCGCGGGCAATCTGCTGCGAATCCAGGAGCTGCGCTGA